A window from Aliamphritea hakodatensis encodes these proteins:
- a CDS encoding DUF6506 family protein produces MALQKYGFIVKSADLDMFKHQGHLASDNFNMSIAGVQDAGQACFVAQEMLTKGVQLIELCGAFSGEEAQQIRDALEDRIPVGYVQYTTEERERLTRELS; encoded by the coding sequence ATGGCTTTACAGAAATATGGTTTCATCGTTAAAAGTGCAGACTTGGACATGTTCAAGCATCAGGGGCACCTGGCGAGTGATAACTTTAATATGTCGATCGCTGGCGTACAGGACGCCGGGCAGGCCTGCTTTGTAGCACAAGAGATGCTTACTAAGGGTGTTCAGCTGATTGAGCTGTGTGGTGCATTTTCCGGTGAGGAAGCCCAGCAGATTCGTGATGCGCTCGAAGACAGAATTCCGGTGGGTTATGTTCAGTACACCACCGAAGAACGCGAACGCTTAACGCGCGAGCTGAGTTAA
- the pta gene encoding phosphate acetyltransferase — protein sequence MTALEKIFQRASADPRSIVLAEGNDPRILEAAVSATAQGIADVTVLGNVDEVKALAVANALDLTSIAVLNPKTSDAADRYAQALFEKRKAKGMTEEKAAELIRDPLYYAQMMVHLGDADGSVAGAVYTTGDVVRGAIQIIGMSESSSMVSSFFLMMMSQPHHDVQGGIVFSDCGLVIDPDAQQLSQIAMSAAASAQTMLGEEPRVAMLSFSTHGSANHPAVDKVAEATRLVREQMPDLKLDGEVQFDAAIVPAIAERKVKDSQVNGQANVLVFPSLEAGNIGYKIAERIGKAEAIGPVLQGLKKPANDLSRGCSAKDVVNVIAITVLQAQNL from the coding sequence ATGACCGCATTAGAGAAAATTTTTCAACGGGCGAGTGCTGATCCGCGTTCGATCGTGCTGGCTGAGGGTAATGACCCGCGTATTCTTGAAGCGGCAGTCAGTGCAACTGCGCAGGGTATTGCCGATGTTACTGTGCTGGGCAATGTTGATGAAGTGAAGGCTCTGGCGGTTGCCAATGCACTGGATCTGACATCCATTGCAGTACTGAACCCTAAAACCTCTGATGCCGCTGACCGTTATGCGCAGGCGCTGTTTGAGAAGCGCAAAGCTAAGGGCATGACCGAAGAGAAAGCTGCTGAGCTGATCCGTGATCCGCTGTATTACGCGCAGATGATGGTCCACCTGGGGGATGCTGACGGTTCTGTTGCCGGTGCCGTATACACTACCGGTGACGTCGTGCGCGGTGCCATTCAGATTATCGGTATGTCGGAAAGCAGTTCTATGGTGTCCAGCTTCTTCTTGATGATGATGTCTCAGCCGCACCACGATGTGCAGGGTGGAATTGTGTTTTCTGATTGCGGTCTGGTGATTGATCCGGATGCACAACAGTTATCCCAGATCGCAATGTCGGCAGCCGCCAGTGCCCAGACGATGCTGGGTGAAGAGCCACGGGTCGCAATGTTGTCATTTTCTACCCATGGCAGTGCCAACCATCCGGCGGTGGATAAAGTGGCTGAGGCGACCCGTCTGGTCCGTGAGCAGATGCCTGATCTTAAGCTGGACGGTGAAGTGCAGTTTGATGCCGCCATTGTACCGGCCATTGCTGAGCGAAAGGTGAAAGACTCTCAGGTAAATGGTCAGGCTAACGTACTGGTCTTCCCAAGCCTGGAAGCGGGTAATATCGGTTATAAGATTGCTGAGCGTATCGGTAAGGCCGAGGCGATCGGGCCGGTGCTGCAGGGCTTGAAAAAGCCTGCTAACGACCTTTCCCGGGGTTGCAGTGCTAAAGATGTGGTAAACGTAATAGCAATTACCGTGCTGCAGGCGCAAAACCTGTAA
- a CDS encoding LuxR family transcriptional regulator, with protein sequence MKIILADRSPLFRLGLGLALEQAGIIVDTFEVNSIEAMASRLNKASGTVVVIVDAQLPGLQSLNQLKVAAGNTDTRFLIMTNNLDIVVSRWAVLNGFHGVIAKTSGMEEFGNAIRNVLEGQIWRYDESADPDQLSGQQTRIGYALRRLSEQENNVLSLVRCGLRNKQIAHQMSLTEHTIKSHMSNILRKLEIENRTQLVIAVQKIDINQARLLTA encoded by the coding sequence ATGAAGATCATACTTGCTGATCGCTCGCCGCTGTTCCGTCTTGGTTTAGGCCTTGCTTTAGAGCAGGCCGGGATCATCGTTGATACGTTTGAAGTAAACAGTATTGAAGCGATGGCCAGCCGTCTGAATAAAGCCAGTGGTACTGTCGTGGTTATCGTTGATGCGCAGTTACCGGGATTGCAAAGCCTTAATCAGCTTAAGGTAGCAGCCGGTAACACGGATACACGTTTTCTGATTATGACCAATAATCTGGATATTGTCGTGTCCCGCTGGGCGGTACTGAATGGTTTTCACGGAGTGATTGCCAAGACATCGGGTATGGAAGAGTTTGGTAATGCGATCCGCAACGTGCTGGAAGGCCAGATCTGGCGCTACGATGAAAGTGCGGATCCTGATCAGCTCAGTGGCCAGCAGACCCGAATCGGTTATGCGCTGCGCCGTTTGTCTGAACAGGAAAACAACGTTCTGAGCCTGGTACGCTGCGGTTTACGCAACAAGCAGATTGCCCATCAGATGTCGCTCACTGAGCACACGATTAAATCACATATGTCGAACATACTCCGTAAGCTCGAGATCGAAAACCGGACTCAGTTGGTGATTGCGGTGCAAAAAATCGATATTAATCAGGCGCGTTTGCTAACAGCCTGA
- a CDS encoding DUF799 domain-containing protein has translation MLNHVKLVLLTVAALILAGCNQQQVKYDYAAFENSRPKSILVIPPVNNSIEVNASYIFLSTISRPLAEKGYYVFPVAVIEQFMRNNGLQDPAEMNSIPLDKINEHIGPDAILYVSIENWGQKYEVFDSRTIVDSNWRLIDAKTGQQIWDGTAKGQYSSNDNNQNGLIGMLVGAVINQIAGSVSDNTPMLSQQVNQGTVFNSHNGLLNGPYLKPDTDS, from the coding sequence ATGCTTAACCACGTTAAACTCGTTTTGCTGACGGTTGCTGCACTTATTCTGGCCGGCTGTAATCAGCAACAGGTTAAATACGACTACGCCGCGTTCGAAAACAGCCGCCCTAAATCGATATTGGTGATTCCGCCGGTCAACAACAGCATCGAAGTGAATGCGTCGTATATTTTCCTGTCGACCATCTCCCGGCCTCTGGCTGAGAAAGGCTATTACGTTTTCCCCGTCGCCGTTATTGAACAGTTCATGCGCAACAACGGCCTGCAGGACCCGGCCGAAATGAACAGCATCCCTCTGGATAAGATCAATGAACACATTGGCCCTGACGCCATTCTGTATGTCAGCATTGAAAACTGGGGGCAAAAATACGAAGTATTCGACTCCCGCACCATTGTGGATTCTAACTGGCGTCTGATCGATGCAAAAACCGGTCAGCAAATCTGGGACGGCACCGCCAAAGGGCAATACAGCTCTAATGACAACAACCAGAATGGCTTAATCGGCATGCTGGTCGGCGCGGTGATTAATCAGATTGCCGGTTCCGTATCAGATAACACACCGATGCTTTCGCAGCAGGTTAACCAGGGCACCGTCTTTAACAGCCATAACGGCCTGTTAAACGGACCTTATCTGAAACCTGACACTGACAGCTGA
- the ald gene encoding alanine dehydrogenase → MLIGVPKEIKNHEYRIGMVPASVQELTSRGHQVVVETQGGAGIGFSDDDYRAAGATIANSPEEIFASADMIVKVKEPQAVERKMLRPDQLLFTYLHLAPDPEQTDDLQASGATCIAYETVTSDRGGLPLLAPMSEVAGRMSIQAGAACLEKSKQGRGVLLGGVPGVEPAKVTIIGGGVVGSNAARMAVGMGAQVVVLDRSVDVLRRIVSEFGTTVQTVYSSKAALEEHVLSADLVIGGVLIPGAAAPKLVTAEMVSRMKPGSAVVDVAIDQGGCFETSHATTHQDPTYIVDDVVHYCVANMPGAVARTSTLALNNATLPFIVALADLGWQEAIRRDKHLANGLNVHAGKITSEEVAVALGREYSPFSA, encoded by the coding sequence ATGTTGATAGGTGTCCCGAAAGAGATTAAAAATCACGAATACCGCATTGGTATGGTACCTGCCAGTGTGCAGGAGCTGACCAGCCGCGGACATCAGGTCGTGGTAGAAACGCAGGGCGGTGCAGGTATCGGTTTTAGCGATGATGATTATCGCGCGGCCGGTGCGACCATTGCTAACAGCCCTGAAGAGATTTTTGCCAGTGCTGATATGATCGTGAAAGTGAAGGAGCCGCAGGCCGTTGAACGGAAAATGCTGCGCCCGGATCAGTTACTTTTTACTTATCTTCATCTTGCCCCGGATCCGGAGCAGACCGATGATTTGCAAGCCAGCGGGGCGACCTGTATTGCCTATGAAACGGTTACCTCTGATCGCGGTGGTCTTCCGTTACTTGCGCCGATGTCTGAAGTGGCCGGACGCATGTCTATCCAGGCCGGTGCAGCCTGTCTGGAGAAGTCTAAACAGGGCCGGGGTGTACTGCTTGGCGGTGTGCCAGGTGTAGAACCGGCAAAAGTGACTATTATTGGTGGTGGCGTTGTTGGTTCAAACGCGGCCCGTATGGCAGTCGGTATGGGTGCCCAGGTTGTGGTACTGGACCGTTCTGTTGATGTGTTGCGCCGGATTGTGTCTGAGTTCGGTACCACGGTGCAAACTGTATATTCCAGCAAGGCAGCACTTGAAGAGCATGTGTTGTCTGCTGATCTGGTAATCGGCGGTGTGCTGATTCCGGGTGCGGCGGCGCCTAAGCTGGTAACAGCTGAAATGGTGTCCCGTATGAAGCCGGGTTCTGCGGTTGTGGATGTTGCGATTGATCAGGGTGGTTGTTTTGAAACGTCCCATGCAACGACTCACCAGGATCCTACTTATATTGTCGATGATGTGGTGCATTACTGTGTGGCAAATATGCCAGGCGCTGTTGCCCGCACCTCGACTCTGGCTCTGAACAACGCCACTTTGCCATTTATCGTGGCACTGGCGGATCTGGGCTGGCAGGAAGCCATTCGCCGGGACAAGCACCTGGCAAACGGCCTCAACGTTCATGCTGGTAAGATCACCAGTGAAGAAGTCGCAGTGGCGTTAGGGCGTGAATATTCGCCTTTCAGCGCTTAA
- a CDS encoding DUF4810 domain-containing protein: MYTRTLTVLAAALLATGCAPKNTSLYHWGNYEGVVHDMYLKPGEAPAQTQIDKITRDIQESQAQGKRVAPGLYAHLGMMYAAEGQSAQARESLLKEKQLYPESTVLIDTLLKNQQGSH; this comes from the coding sequence ATGTACACACGCACACTTACCGTTCTTGCTGCTGCATTACTGGCGACCGGATGCGCCCCTAAAAACACCAGCCTCTATCACTGGGGCAACTACGAAGGTGTTGTTCATGATATGTATCTCAAACCGGGTGAGGCACCAGCACAAACCCAGATTGATAAAATCACCCGGGACATTCAGGAAAGTCAGGCGCAGGGAAAACGGGTTGCTCCGGGGCTGTATGCTCACCTGGGTATGATGTATGCCGCAGAAGGTCAGTCAGCACAGGCCCGGGAATCACTGCTCAAAGAAAAGCAGCTGTACCCTGAATCCACAGTACTGATCGATACACTGCTGAAAAACCAGCAAGGAAGCCACTAA
- the pdxR gene encoding MocR-like pyridoxine biosynthesis transcription factor PdxR: protein MFQLFHLTPGKGGSLQQQLREQIATAILNGNIPVDSPLPSSRKLAQQLNVARNTVVLAYEHLLDDGYLLARERSGYYVNPDILNGQVKLDVPGRQEVDIPATQIDWASRFKLRPSEQSNIVKPRDWQSYDYPFIYGQFDTSLFPTVNWRECCRDAVSGPAIGDWAADRFDNDDPLLVEQIRTRLLPRRGVWASADQILVTVGAQQALYMLAKLLLDEESVIGLEDPGYVDIRNIASLNPSQVRPIPVDKDGMQVDEKLTGCDLVYTTPSHQCPTTVTMPIERRYELLRRAEEDNFLIIEDDYESETNFKSNPIPALKSLDKNDRVLYIGSLSKTLAPGLRVGYMVGPAEFIEEARALRRLMVRHPAANNQRSVALFLERGYHDSLIMNIMRNYQTRWRAMDEALTEYLPESHDQPTFGGSCYWVRGPEGLDTLELQKRAMEEGILIESGAIHFLREPMPKNYFRLAYSSISTDKIEPGIKKLAELIHSMVE, encoded by the coding sequence ATGTTTCAGCTTTTTCATTTGACTCCAGGTAAAGGCGGCAGCTTACAGCAGCAGCTACGGGAGCAGATTGCGACGGCGATACTTAACGGTAATATACCGGTAGATTCGCCGTTGCCATCCAGCCGTAAACTGGCACAGCAGCTGAATGTCGCACGTAATACCGTGGTTCTGGCTTACGAGCATTTGCTGGATGACGGTTATCTGCTGGCGCGTGAGCGCAGCGGGTATTATGTGAATCCGGACATTCTGAATGGTCAGGTTAAGCTTGATGTTCCGGGTCGTCAGGAAGTCGATATTCCGGCGACTCAGATTGACTGGGCGAGCCGTTTCAAGCTGCGCCCCAGTGAGCAGAGTAATATTGTTAAGCCCCGCGACTGGCAAAGTTACGATTATCCGTTTATCTACGGGCAGTTTGATACGTCGCTGTTTCCGACGGTTAACTGGCGTGAGTGTTGCCGTGATGCGGTCAGTGGACCGGCGATCGGTGACTGGGCGGCAGACCGGTTTGATAATGATGACCCTTTGCTGGTTGAGCAGATCCGTACCCGGCTGTTGCCCCGCAGAGGTGTCTGGGCCTCGGCGGATCAGATTCTGGTAACGGTGGGGGCGCAGCAGGCATTATATATGCTGGCTAAACTGTTGCTGGATGAGGAGAGTGTCATTGGTCTGGAGGATCCGGGTTATGTGGATATCCGGAATATTGCCAGCCTGAATCCATCGCAGGTACGCCCAATTCCGGTGGATAAAGATGGCATGCAGGTCGATGAAAAACTGACCGGCTGTGACCTGGTGTATACAACGCCGAGCCACCAGTGTCCGACAACCGTGACCATGCCCATTGAACGCCGATATGAGTTACTGAGGCGGGCTGAGGAAGATAATTTCCTCATCATTGAAGACGATTACGAAAGCGAAACCAATTTTAAGTCTAACCCGATTCCGGCGCTGAAAAGCCTGGATAAGAATGACCGGGTGCTGTACATCGGCAGTTTGTCGAAGACGCTGGCACCGGGATTACGGGTGGGCTATATGGTCGGTCCGGCTGAGTTTATTGAAGAGGCCCGGGCTTTACGCCGCTTAATGGTGCGCCATCCTGCGGCGAATAATCAGCGATCGGTTGCGCTGTTCCTTGAGCGGGGATATCACGACTCGCTGATCATGAACATTATGCGTAACTATCAGACCCGCTGGCGGGCGATGGATGAGGCGTTAACGGAATATTTGCCGGAGTCTCACGATCAGCCGACGTTTGGTGGTTCCTGTTACTGGGTCAGGGGGCCGGAAGGGCTGGATACCCTTGAGCTGCAGAAACGGGCTATGGAGGAGGGGATTCTGATCGAGTCCGGTGCAATCCATTTCCTCCGGGAGCCGATGCCGAAGAATTATTTCCGGCTGGCTTATTCGTCTATTTCGACGGACAAGATCGAGCCGGGAATTAAAAAACTGGCTGAACTGATCCATTCGATGGTTGAGTAA
- a CDS encoding CsgG/HfaB family protein has product MPLPQLSAAKNTPKTLATSLMVATVLSASVLSGCATETKRTIVSEPVATYQPPYQGVKTTLAVGQFENRSNYLQGMFSSEVDRLGNQAKTILKTHLQQTNRYKVVDRTNMQNIAQEAEISGVKQQLKGARYVVTGDVTEFGRKVTGDRQLFGILGSAKKQSAYAKVSLNIVDVVTSEIIYAVQGAGEYELSNREIIGFGGTAGYDATLNGKVLNLAITEAVNNMTRDLQNGVWTVEG; this is encoded by the coding sequence ATGCCTCTCCCTCAACTGTCTGCAGCAAAAAACACCCCAAAAACACTGGCAACCTCTCTTATGGTCGCGACGGTACTCAGTGCTTCTGTCTTATCCGGATGTGCCACAGAAACCAAACGCACAATCGTCTCCGAGCCGGTTGCCACCTATCAGCCACCTTATCAGGGCGTTAAGACAACCCTCGCCGTTGGTCAGTTTGAAAACCGCTCTAATTACCTTCAGGGCATGTTCTCTTCAGAAGTTGACCGGTTAGGTAATCAGGCCAAAACCATCCTCAAAACTCACCTTCAGCAAACCAATCGCTACAAAGTCGTTGATCGCACGAACATGCAAAACATCGCCCAGGAAGCGGAAATCAGCGGCGTCAAACAACAGCTCAAAGGCGCCCGCTATGTCGTCACGGGAGACGTCACCGAATTCGGCCGCAAAGTGACCGGTGACCGCCAGCTGTTCGGCATTCTGGGATCAGCCAAAAAGCAAAGCGCCTACGCAAAAGTCTCACTTAACATCGTAGACGTGGTGACATCGGAAATCATCTATGCCGTTCAGGGTGCCGGCGAATATGAACTGAGCAACCGCGAAATCATCGGTTTTGGCGGCACCGCAGGCTACGATGCCACCCTTAACGGCAAAGTACTTAACCTGGCGATCACCGAAGCGGTCAATAACATGACCAGAGATCTGCAAAACGGCGTATGGACCGTTGAAGGGTAA
- the tal gene encoding transaldolase: MQNQLDQLKQFTTIVADTGDIKAIEQLQPQDATTNPSLLLKASQDESYRPFIQQASQWALSQGGSSAELLANTSDKLAVLAGCEILKYIPGRISTEVDARLSFDTQATVDKARKLIGLYNEAGIANDRVLIKIASTWEGIEAARQLEKEGINCNLTLLFGFAQAVACADAGAYLISPFVGRILDWYKANSPEGSDLSGANDPGVVSVSRIFNYYKQHSYNTVVMGASFRNAEEIRQLAGCDRLTISPALITELANTQLPLDRKLFAENPVSADDLAANSETVFRWNMNEDAMATEKLAEGIRNFTKDQLTLEAQLSALLK; this comes from the coding sequence ATGCAAAACCAGCTGGATCAGTTGAAACAATTCACCACCATTGTCGCAGACACCGGCGATATCAAAGCGATTGAACAATTACAGCCGCAGGACGCAACAACCAACCCATCCCTGCTGCTCAAAGCCAGCCAGGATGAAAGTTATCGTCCGTTTATCCAGCAGGCAAGCCAGTGGGCATTGAGCCAGGGCGGCAGTTCAGCTGAACTGCTGGCAAATACCAGCGACAAACTGGCTGTTTTAGCCGGCTGTGAAATTCTGAAATATATTCCGGGCCGCATCTCAACAGAAGTGGACGCCCGCCTGTCTTTTGATACGCAGGCAACGGTTGATAAAGCCCGTAAGCTGATCGGGCTGTATAACGAAGCCGGCATCGCTAATGACCGGGTACTGATCAAGATCGCATCGACCTGGGAAGGTATTGAAGCAGCCCGCCAACTGGAAAAGGAAGGCATTAACTGTAACCTGACCTTACTGTTCGGCTTTGCTCAGGCAGTTGCCTGCGCCGATGCCGGGGCTTACCTTATTTCACCCTTCGTTGGCCGTATTCTGGACTGGTACAAAGCCAACAGCCCGGAAGGATCTGACCTGTCCGGGGCAAACGATCCGGGTGTCGTGTCTGTTAGCCGTATCTTTAATTACTACAAGCAGCACAGCTACAATACCGTTGTCATGGGCGCCAGCTTCCGCAACGCAGAAGAAATTCGTCAACTGGCCGGCTGTGACCGTCTGACCATCAGCCCAGCCCTGATCACTGAACTGGCCAATACCCAGTTACCGCTGGACCGTAAGCTGTTCGCAGAAAACCCGGTCAGTGCCGACGATCTGGCCGCCAACAGCGAAACCGTGTTCCGCTGGAACATGAATGAAGACGCCATGGCCACTGAGAAGCTCGCTGAGGGCATTCGTAATTTCACTAAGGACCAACTGACACTGGAAGCACAATTAAGCGCCCTGCTTAAATAA
- a CDS encoding aminotransferase family protein, with protein sequence MTFNANEFDAKEVVSKDRKNVWHHLSQHKPYEESDPLMIVKGEGMRVWDAKGNEYLDAVSGAVWTVNVGYGRTEIADAVRDQLVTMNYFAQTAGNVPAAQFAEKLLDKMPGMSRVYYSNSGSEANEKCFKMVRQIAERKYGGKKHKILFRERDYHGTTITALSATGQFERKNQYGPFTPGFVEVPHCCEYRAQEGADLENYGVWAANQIEKVILEEGPETVGALCLEPITAGGGVIEPPAGYWDRVQEICKQYDILLHIDEVVCGLGRTGTWFGYQHYGIKPDMVTMAKGVASGYAAISCTVTTEEVFNMFKDPEDGRMDYFRDISTFGGCTAGPAAALVNMQIIEDENLLDNVKIQGEYLLGRLNELKDKYDIIGDVRGKGLFCGFEMVKDRETKEPVDESVSTAIGAHCMANGVIMGRTNRSFSKFNNTICMSPALIATQADIDAIVEALDNALAEVAPNA encoded by the coding sequence ATGACCTTTAATGCTAATGAATTTGACGCCAAAGAAGTAGTAAGCAAAGACCGTAAGAACGTATGGCACCACTTGTCACAGCATAAGCCTTATGAAGAAAGCGATCCGCTGATGATCGTTAAAGGCGAAGGTATGCGCGTTTGGGACGCGAAGGGTAACGAATACCTGGACGCTGTTTCCGGTGCAGTATGGACTGTAAACGTTGGCTATGGCCGTACAGAAATTGCTGACGCTGTCCGTGACCAGCTGGTTACTATGAACTACTTCGCGCAGACTGCAGGTAACGTTCCTGCTGCTCAGTTCGCTGAGAAGCTGTTGGATAAAATGCCGGGTATGAGCCGTGTGTATTATTCTAACTCCGGTTCTGAAGCGAACGAGAAGTGCTTCAAAATGGTTCGTCAGATCGCTGAACGTAAATACGGCGGCAAGAAACACAAGATTCTGTTCCGTGAGCGTGATTACCACGGTACAACCATTACTGCACTGAGTGCGACTGGTCAGTTCGAGCGTAAGAACCAGTACGGTCCTTTCACGCCGGGTTTCGTTGAAGTACCACACTGCTGCGAATACCGTGCGCAGGAAGGTGCTGATCTGGAAAACTACGGTGTCTGGGCTGCAAACCAGATTGAAAAAGTGATTCTGGAAGAGGGTCCTGAAACTGTAGGCGCACTGTGTCTGGAGCCAATCACCGCCGGTGGTGGTGTGATTGAGCCACCTGCAGGTTACTGGGACCGCGTTCAGGAAATCTGCAAGCAGTACGACATCCTGCTGCACATTGATGAGGTAGTATGTGGCCTGGGCCGTACCGGTACCTGGTTCGGTTACCAGCACTACGGTATCAAGCCAGACATGGTTACCATGGCGAAAGGTGTTGCTTCCGGTTATGCGGCTATTTCCTGCACCGTCACCACGGAAGAAGTATTCAACATGTTTAAAGATCCGGAAGATGGCCGTATGGATTACTTCCGTGACATTTCTACTTTCGGTGGCTGTACTGCAGGTCCTGCTGCGGCACTGGTTAACATGCAGATCATCGAAGATGAGAACCTGCTGGATAACGTTAAGATTCAGGGTGAATACCTGCTGGGCCGTCTGAATGAACTGAAAGACAAGTACGACATTATCGGTGACGTACGCGGTAAAGGTCTGTTCTGCGGTTTCGAAATGGTTAAAGACCGTGAAACTAAAGAGCCTGTTGATGAAAGCGTATCGACTGCTATCGGTGCACACTGCATGGCAAATGGCGTAATCATGGGCCGTACGAACCGTTCTTTCAGTAAATTCAACAACACTATCTGCATGAGCCCGGCGCTGATCGCCACTCAGGCTGATATCGATGCAATTGTTGAAGCACTGGATAACGCACTGGCTGAAGTAGCACCAAACGCTTAA
- the xsc gene encoding sulfoacetaldehyde acetyltransferase, protein MARMTPSEAFVETLVANGVTDCFGIMGSAFMDAMDIFTPAGIRLIPVVHEQGAGHMADGYARVSGRHGVCIAQNGPGITNFVTAIAAAYWAHSPVVCITPETGTNSQGLGGFQEAEQLPFFETITKYQVSVVNNTRMAELTARCFDRAMLENGPTQLNIPRDNFYGDIDCEIPQPIRIERSAGGPESLKEAAELLANAEFPVMVAGGGVVMGDAYEQAIAIAEQLEMPVVSSYLHNDSFPASHRLGTGSLGYQGSKAAMRVISKADVVLALGTRLGPFGTLPQHGMDYWPKDAKIIQVDCNPKMLGLVKKISVGIHGDAKATANALMDLLKGKSPKCLDNKEERLKLVAAEKESWETELTEWIHEKDDYSLDMIAEQADEEGNYLHPRQVLRALEEAMPADVMVSTDIGNINSVANSYLRFERPRSFFAPMSFGNCGYALPTIMGAKVAAPERPAVSYAGDGAWGMSMMEIMTCVREDIPVTAVVFHNRQWGAEKKNQVEFYNRRFVAGELENQSFAGIAQAMGSEGVVVDKLEDVGPALKEAIRKQMEERVTTVIEIMCTRELGDPFRRDALAKPTRHLDKYKDFV, encoded by the coding sequence ATGGCTCGTATGACTCCTAGTGAAGCATTTGTAGAAACCCTTGTTGCCAACGGTGTTACTGACTGTTTTGGTATCATGGGTTCTGCATTTATGGATGCGATGGATATTTTCACCCCGGCAGGTATCCGTTTGATCCCTGTAGTGCATGAGCAAGGTGCTGGCCATATGGCTGACGGTTACGCTCGTGTATCTGGTCGTCACGGTGTTTGTATCGCTCAGAACGGTCCTGGTATTACTAACTTCGTTACTGCGATCGCTGCTGCATACTGGGCTCACTCTCCGGTTGTATGTATCACTCCAGAAACCGGTACTAACTCTCAGGGTCTGGGTGGTTTCCAGGAAGCTGAACAGCTGCCATTCTTCGAAACTATCACTAAGTATCAGGTAAGTGTTGTAAACAACACCCGTATGGCTGAACTGACTGCTCGCTGCTTCGACCGCGCGATGCTGGAAAACGGTCCTACTCAGCTGAACATCCCACGTGATAACTTCTACGGCGACATCGACTGTGAAATTCCACAGCCTATCCGTATCGAGCGTTCTGCAGGTGGCCCTGAGTCCCTGAAAGAAGCGGCTGAGCTGCTGGCTAACGCTGAATTCCCAGTAATGGTTGCTGGTGGCGGTGTTGTAATGGGCGACGCTTACGAGCAGGCTATTGCCATCGCTGAACAGCTGGAAATGCCAGTTGTAAGCAGCTACCTGCACAATGACTCTTTCCCTGCTTCTCACCGTCTGGGTACGGGTTCTCTGGGTTACCAGGGTTCTAAAGCAGCGATGCGCGTTATTTCTAAAGCTGACGTTGTACTGGCTCTGGGTACCCGTCTGGGACCATTCGGTACTCTGCCACAGCACGGCATGGACTACTGGCCAAAAGACGCTAAGATCATCCAGGTTGACTGCAACCCTAAGATGCTGGGTCTGGTTAAGAAGATCTCTGTTGGTATCCACGGCGACGCGAAAGCAACTGCTAACGCATTGATGGACCTGCTGAAAGGCAAGTCTCCTAAGTGTCTGGACAACAAAGAAGAGCGTCTGAAGCTGGTTGCTGCTGAGAAAGAATCTTGGGAAACTGAGCTGACTGAGTGGATCCACGAGAAAGATGATTACTCTCTGGACATGATCGCTGAACAGGCTGACGAAGAAGGTAACTACCTGCACCCACGTCAGGTTCTGCGTGCTCTGGAAGAAGCTATGCCTGCAGACGTAATGGTGTCTACCGATATCGGTAACATCAACTCTGTTGCAAACAGCTACCTGCGTTTCGAACGTCCACGTTCTTTCTTCGCGCCAATGTCTTTCGGTAACTGTGGTTACGCACTGCCTACTATCATGGGTGCTAAAGTTGCTGCGCCTGAGCGTCCGGCTGTATCTTACGCCGGTGACGGTGCATGGGGCATGTCCATGATGGAAATCATGACTTGTGTACGTGAAGATATCCCTGTAACTGCTGTTGTATTCCACAACCGTCAGTGGGGTGCTGAGAAGAAGAACCAGGTTGAATTCTACAACCGTCGTTTCGTTGCTGGCGAACTGGAAAACCAGAGCTTCGCAGGCATCGCACAGGCTATGGGTTCTGAAGGCGTTGTTGTTGACAAGCTGGAAGACGTAGGTCCTGCTCTGAAAGAAGCTATCCGTAAGCAGATGGAAGAGCGTGTTACTACCGTAATCGAAATTATGTGTACCCGTGAACTGGGCGACCCGTTCCGCCGTGACGCACTGGCTAAGCCTACCCGTCACCTGGATAAGTACAAAGACTTCGTATAA